The proteins below are encoded in one region of Lactuca sativa cultivar Salinas chromosome 3, Lsat_Salinas_v11, whole genome shotgun sequence:
- the LOC111893234 gene encoding glutamate--cysteine ligase, chloroplastic — MRWDSSSKSSQKMHHVDAIAVKSKRGNQVVVAASPPTEDAVVATDPLTKEDLVGYLASGCKPKENWRIGAEHEKFGFELKTLMPMTYGQIADLLNAISERFDWEDIMEGDNIIGLKQGKQSISLEPGGQFELSGAPLETLHQTCAEVNSHIYQVKAIAEEMGIGFIGIGFQPKLERNDIPIMPKGRYEIMRNYLILAR; from the exons ATGAGATGGGATTCCTCCTCCAAGAGCAGCCAAAAGATGCATCATGTAGATGCCATTGCTGTAAAATCCAAACGAGGAAATCAAGTAGTTGTTGCTGCAAGTCCTCCCACAGAGGATGCAGTGGTTGCTACAGACCCACTTACAAAAGAAGATCTTGTGGGGTACCTTGCTTCTGGATGCAAACCTAAGGAAAATTGGAG AATAGGAGCTGAACATGAAAAGTTTGGGTTCGAGCTGAAAACATTGATGCCTATGACGTATGGACAAATAGCAGATCTGCTGAATGCTATTTCTGAGAGATTTGACTGGGAGGATATCATGGAAGGGGACAATATAATTGGGCTTAAACAG GGAAAACAAAGTATATCTCTGGAACCTGGTGGTCAGTTTGAGCTCAGTGGTGCTCCTCTTGAAACTCTCCATCAAACATGTGCAGAAGTGAATTCACACATTTACCAG GTGAAAGCTATAGCTGAAGAGATGGGAATTGGCTTTATAGGAATTGGTTTCCAGCCAAAATTAGAAAGAAATGATATACCTATAATGCCTAAG GGAAGATATGAGATAATGAGGAATTATCTCATATTAGCTCGATAA